In Clupea harengus chromosome 1, Ch_v2.0.2, whole genome shotgun sequence, one DNA window encodes the following:
- the LOC105899925 gene encoding 5-demethoxyubiquinone hydroxylase, mitochondrial, translating to MQGIVKPRVCTLPFLAPLISRELCLNNTAAVVVSSIRQYAVVPPTCDPKEKAMLARMLRVDHAGEYGANRIYAGQMAVLGRTQIRPLIQEMWDQEKKHLAKFNEVLAENRIRPTALLPLWNCAGFALGAASALLGKEGAMACTVAVEESISEHYNSQIRALMEVDPDRYTELLQMIVEFRDDEMEHHDTGLANDAETVPGYWLLKNVIQAGCKAAIYASERV from the exons ATGCAGGGGATTGTGAAACCTCGGGTTTGCACATTACCATTTCTTGCACCGTTGATATCACGAGAGCTATGTTTGAATAACACAG CGGCAGTGGTGGTCTCCAGTATACGACAATACGCCGTGGTGCCACCAACTTGTGACCCCAAGGAGAAAGCTATGCTGGCCCGGATGCTGAGAGTAGACCATGCAGGGGAATACGGGGCCAATCGCATCTATGCCGGTCAGATGGCCGTGCTTGGCAGAACGCAGATCAGACCGTTGATCCAG GAAATGTGGGACCAGGAAAAGAAGCACTTGGCAAAGTTCAACGAGGTCCTAGCTGAAAACAGAATACGCCCAACTGCCCTTCTCCCCCTGTGGAACTGTGCCGGTTTTGCACTAG GTGCTGCGTCTGCTCTGCTGGGTAAGGAGGGGGCCATGGCCTGCACGGTGGCTGTAGAGGAGAGTATCTCTGAACACTACAACAGCCAGATCAGAGCTCTGATGGAGGTAGACCCAGATAGATACACTGAACTCTTACAG ATGATAGTGGAATTCCGTGATGATGAAATGGAACATCACGACACTGGACTGGCAAATGATGCAGAAACT GTCCCTGGCTACTGGCTTTTGAAGAATGTGATACAGGCAGGATGCAAAGCAGCCATTTATGCCTCTGAGCGCGTTTAG